From a region of the Pontibacillus yanchengensis genome:
- the gpmI gene encoding 2,3-bisphosphoglycerate-independent phosphoglycerate mutase — MSNNNLAALIILDGYGLREEEYGNAVKQANTPNFDRLWNQYPHTQLTAKGEAVGLPEGQMGNSEVGHLNIGAGRIVYQSLTRVNMSIREGDFFENERFIEAIENAKQNDKALHLFGLLSDGGIHSHIEHLYALLEMAANRNLEKVYIHGFLDGRDVGQKSAKQYIEALQNKMEELGVGELATLSGRYYSMDRDKRWDRVEKAYRAMVYGEGPAYQDPIQLVDDSYANEIYDEFVLPSVLTDEDGNPRATVEDEDSIIFYNFRPDRAIQISRTFANEDFREFERGDKAPQNLHFVMLTNFSETVDGYVAYKPVNLDNTVGEVLAQNNMKQLRIAETEKYPHVTFFMSGGREAEFEGEERILIDSPKVATYDLQPEMSAYEVTDALLKELDADKQNAIILNFANPDMVGHSGMMEPTIKAIEVVDECLGKIIDKITEKGGHAIITADHGNADEVTTPEGKAMTAHTTNPVPVIVTKDGIELRHGGILGDLSPTLLDLLQVELPKEMTGQSLIKKSDQ, encoded by the coding sequence ATGAGTAACAACAACTTAGCAGCTCTCATTATCCTAGATGGATATGGACTGCGTGAAGAAGAGTACGGAAATGCTGTTAAACAAGCGAACACACCAAATTTCGATCGTCTTTGGAATCAGTACCCACATACGCAGCTTACTGCTAAAGGGGAAGCTGTTGGCCTTCCAGAAGGTCAAATGGGGAACTCCGAGGTTGGTCACTTAAACATTGGTGCTGGTCGTATTGTGTATCAAAGCTTAACACGCGTGAACATGTCGATTCGAGAAGGCGACTTTTTCGAAAATGAACGCTTTATCGAAGCAATTGAAAACGCGAAGCAAAATGATAAAGCATTACACCTATTCGGTTTGTTATCTGATGGCGGCATTCATAGTCATATCGAGCACTTATATGCATTGCTTGAAATGGCAGCCAACCGTAATCTTGAGAAAGTCTATATACACGGATTTTTAGATGGACGTGATGTAGGGCAGAAATCTGCCAAGCAATATATTGAAGCACTTCAAAATAAGATGGAAGAACTAGGTGTGGGAGAATTAGCTACTCTCTCCGGCCGTTATTATTCCATGGACCGAGACAAACGCTGGGACCGCGTGGAAAAGGCCTACCGCGCAATGGTTTACGGTGAAGGTCCTGCATATCAAGATCCTATCCAGCTTGTAGATGATTCGTACGCAAACGAAATCTATGATGAATTCGTGCTTCCATCTGTATTAACAGATGAAGACGGTAACCCGCGTGCGACGGTGGAAGATGAAGATTCCATCATTTTCTATAATTTCCGTCCAGACCGTGCAATCCAAATTTCTCGTACGTTTGCAAATGAAGATTTCCGAGAATTCGAACGTGGTGACAAAGCACCACAGAATCTTCATTTTGTGATGCTAACAAACTTTAGTGAAACCGTTGATGGCTACGTTGCCTACAAACCAGTAAATCTGGATAACACAGTAGGCGAAGTACTTGCCCAAAACAACATGAAGCAATTGCGCATTGCTGAAACGGAAAAATATCCACACGTTACTTTCTTTATGAGTGGTGGACGTGAAGCAGAATTTGAAGGAGAAGAACGTATCCTAATCGATTCTCCTAAAGTTGCAACATATGACTTGCAACCAGAAATGAGTGCGTATGAAGTGACCGATGCTCTGCTCAAGGAACTTGATGCAGACAAGCAAAACGCAATCATCCTTAACTTTGCGAACCCTGACATGGTTGGTCACAGTGGAATGATGGAACCAACGATTAAGGCAATCGAAGTGGTGGATGAATGCTTAGGAAAAATCATTGATAAAATTACCGAGAAAGGTGGACATGCTATCATCACTGCAGACCATGGTAATGCAGATGAAGTAACAACACCTGAAGGAAAAGCAATGACAGCTCATACGACGAATCCTGTCCCAGTAATCGTAACAAAGGACGGTATCGAATTACGTCATGGAGGAATCCTAGGAGATCTTTCTCCAACGTTACTGGATTTACTACAGGTAGAATTGCCAAAAGAAATGACAGGCCAATCCTTAATCAAAAAATCTGATCAATAA
- the eno gene encoding phosphopyruvate hydratase, whose translation MPYITDVYAREVLDSRGNPTVEVEVYTESGAYGTALVPSGASTGEFEAVELRDGDKNRYVGKGVTQAVENVNEKIGPELLGFDVTRQVIIDQVMIELDGTDNKGNLGANAILGVSMAVAHAAADFVGVPLYQYLGGFNAKKLPVPMMNILNGGEHADNNVDIQEFMIMPVGAPTFHEALRTGAEIFHALKKVLNNKGYGTGVGDEGGFAPNLGSNEEALSTIIEAIEAAGYKPGEEVQLAMDVASSEIYEDGKYNLKGEGVTRTAEEMVDWYEELVNKYPIISIEDGLDENDWEGTKLLTQRIGDRVQLVGDDLFVTNTERLGRGIEEGVGNSILIKVNQIGTLTETFQAIEMAKEAGYTAVISHRSGETEDATIADIAVATNAGQIKTGAPSRTDRVAKYNQLLRIEDVLAGTGVYAGKKAFYNLNK comes from the coding sequence ATGCCATATATTACAGACGTTTATGCACGTGAAGTATTAGATTCTCGTGGTAATCCAACAGTTGAAGTAGAAGTGTACACCGAATCTGGCGCTTATGGTACAGCACTAGTACCAAGTGGTGCTTCTACAGGTGAATTCGAAGCGGTTGAATTACGTGATGGCGACAAGAATCGCTATGTAGGTAAAGGCGTTACACAAGCCGTGGAAAACGTAAACGAAAAAATCGGACCAGAGCTACTAGGCTTTGACGTTACTCGCCAAGTTATCATCGACCAAGTGATGATCGAGCTTGACGGTACAGACAACAAAGGTAACCTTGGTGCGAACGCTATTCTTGGCGTATCTATGGCTGTAGCACATGCAGCTGCTGACTTTGTTGGTGTACCTCTTTATCAATATCTTGGAGGATTCAACGCGAAGAAACTTCCAGTACCAATGATGAACATTCTTAACGGTGGAGAGCACGCTGACAACAACGTAGACATTCAAGAATTCATGATCATGCCAGTTGGCGCGCCAACTTTCCATGAAGCTCTACGTACAGGCGCTGAGATTTTCCATGCACTTAAGAAAGTATTAAACAATAAAGGCTATGGAACTGGCGTAGGTGACGAAGGTGGTTTCGCACCGAACCTAGGTTCAAACGAAGAAGCTCTATCTACAATTATTGAAGCGATTGAAGCTGCAGGCTACAAGCCAGGCGAAGAAGTTCAGCTTGCAATGGACGTTGCCTCTTCTGAAATTTATGAAGACGGCAAATACAACCTTAAAGGCGAAGGCGTAACACGCACTGCTGAAGAAATGGTTGACTGGTATGAAGAGCTAGTAAACAAATACCCAATCATCTCTATTGAAGATGGTTTAGATGAAAACGATTGGGAAGGTACCAAGCTTCTAACACAACGCATTGGCGACCGTGTTCAACTAGTAGGTGACGACCTATTTGTTACAAACACAGAGCGTCTAGGCCGCGGAATCGAAGAAGGCGTTGGAAACTCTATCTTAATCAAAGTGAACCAAATCGGTACACTTACAGAGACATTCCAAGCTATCGAAATGGCAAAAGAAGCAGGCTACACTGCAGTTATCTCTCACCGTTCTGGTGAAACAGAAGACGCAACAATTGCTGACATTGCGGTTGCAACAAACGCAGGTCAAATCAAAACAGGTGCACCATCTCGTACCGACCGCGTAGCAAAATACAACCAGCTACTACGTATCGAAGACGTACTAGCAGGCACTGGCGTTTACGCTGGTAAGAAAGCATTCTACAACCTTAATAAGTAA
- a CDS encoding ferritin, translating to MLNEQILKMLNNLIQIEHVSSTLYLAMAAHMAKKNYTGMASWLRIQSGEERTHMLRLIDYVTDRDGTVEIQSMPAQPTDFGNPLETFKKVLEHEQFVTDSYRQAYTFTNQKDQQTADLLQQFLREQVEEVAQSQTIVDRLTIADNNPAALLILDQELGQRAAPTPGA from the coding sequence ATGTTAAATGAACAAATTCTGAAGATGCTAAACAACTTAATCCAAATCGAGCATGTTTCTTCCACGTTATATTTAGCTATGGCAGCACACATGGCTAAAAAGAATTATACGGGAATGGCAAGCTGGTTACGAATACAGTCTGGGGAAGAGAGAACTCATATGCTCAGGTTAATCGATTACGTTACGGACCGTGATGGGACTGTTGAAATACAGTCTATGCCAGCTCAACCTACTGATTTCGGCAATCCTCTAGAAACATTTAAAAAGGTGTTAGAACATGAACAATTTGTTACGGATTCTTATCGTCAAGCTTATACATTTACCAACCAAAAGGATCAGCAAACAGCTGACTTACTTCAGCAATTTTTGAGAGAACAAGTAGAAGAAGTAGCCCAATCCCAAACGATTGTAGATCGCCTTACGATTGCTGATAATAACCCTGCTGCACTGTTAATTCTGGACCAAGAACTAGGCCAAAGAGCTGCTCCTACACCTGGTGCTTAA
- a CDS encoding AI-2E family transporter: protein MWWKHLYFKYITGFILLLIAIYFLNILHFFNPIKVIVGTLFYPILIAGFLYYVLKPFVRWIRKFKFMPEELAILTVFGVIAGAIYVASLLLAEKINTQLSDLTNKLPEKLKQMTKEAEKTIEQNDMGMLSIETIRQKAGSYFGGLAQGLGENLTQIVSTITGATTVIVIVPFVLFYFLKDDHRFVPFMMNFIPEKHVEEGKKVLQNIDEKLSAYIFGQITVAFVDAALIYIAYLIIGLDYALILAIFVAITSVVPFFGPIIGIIPALVISLTQDPAMALYVLIALVIVQQLEGNLVAPLVLGNRLNIHPLTIILLLIVAAALYGFIGMLIAIPLYAVLKVTIINLYSFYTLRRN from the coding sequence GTGTGGTGGAAACATCTATATTTTAAATACATAACCGGATTTATATTACTTTTAATTGCGATCTACTTTTTGAACATTCTACATTTCTTTAACCCAATAAAAGTTATTGTTGGAACTTTGTTTTACCCTATATTAATTGCGGGCTTTTTGTACTATGTATTAAAGCCGTTTGTGAGATGGATAAGGAAATTTAAGTTTATGCCGGAAGAACTAGCAATCTTAACTGTATTTGGCGTGATAGCAGGCGCGATTTATGTAGCTAGTCTCTTGTTAGCGGAAAAAATTAATACACAGTTATCTGACTTAACCAATAAGTTACCTGAAAAATTAAAGCAGATGACAAAAGAAGCTGAAAAAACAATCGAACAAAATGATATGGGTATGTTATCCATAGAGACCATTCGCCAAAAAGCAGGAAGTTACTTTGGAGGATTAGCTCAAGGATTAGGGGAAAACCTCACCCAGATAGTATCCACTATAACGGGAGCGACAACGGTCATCGTGATTGTCCCCTTTGTATTATTTTACTTTTTAAAAGATGATCATCGTTTTGTTCCGTTTATGATGAATTTCATACCGGAGAAGCACGTGGAAGAAGGAAAGAAAGTGTTACAAAATATTGATGAAAAGTTGAGTGCATATATTTTTGGTCAAATTACGGTTGCCTTTGTAGATGCTGCATTAATATATATAGCCTACTTAATCATTGGTTTAGATTATGCGTTAATCCTGGCCATTTTCGTAGCCATTACATCAGTCGTGCCATTTTTCGGACCAATCATTGGTATTATTCCAGCATTAGTCATTTCTCTTACCCAAGACCCTGCAATGGCCTTATATGTACTTATTGCGCTAGTAATTGTACAACAGCTTGAGGGAAATCTGGTAGCACCGCTTGTTCTTGGGAATCGATTAAATATTCATCCACTAACAATTATTTTATTACTAATTGTCGCTGCAGCTTTATATGGCTTTATTGGCATGCTGATTGCGATTCCTTTGTATGCAGTGCTGAAGGTAACGATTATAAATCTTTATTCATTTTACACTTTAAGAAGAAATTAA
- a CDS encoding SMP-30/gluconolactonase/LRE family protein, translating into MNVELVVDAKATLGEGPSWDDQHQLLYWVDIEEGHVFTYDPSNQTNTKFPVNERVGFIVPTQHDHQMVVGLQSGLYFLNWTTGVLEFIDDPERHLPNNRFNDGKCDPAGRLWAGTMDLDAEKGAASLYCLHPNHQITKKVNHVTISNGMAWSMEYNYMYYIDTPTKQVIRYNYDKDSGTIDQPTVVITIPNDSGSPDGMTIDEEGMLWIAYFHGGGVARWNPETGEQLAFIDVPAVNVTSCTFGGEDLDELYITTARKETTSEELQTYPNAGGLFKVKPGVKGAPTYRFNG; encoded by the coding sequence ATGAACGTAGAATTAGTCGTCGACGCCAAAGCTACTCTCGGGGAAGGACCTAGTTGGGATGATCAGCATCAACTCCTATACTGGGTAGATATAGAAGAAGGACATGTTTTCACATATGATCCATCTAACCAAACGAACACAAAGTTTCCTGTGAACGAGCGGGTAGGTTTTATAGTACCAACTCAGCATGATCATCAGATGGTAGTAGGTTTACAAAGTGGACTTTATTTTCTTAACTGGACTACAGGAGTATTAGAGTTTATCGATGACCCTGAGCGCCACTTGCCGAATAATCGTTTTAACGATGGGAAGTGTGACCCTGCAGGTAGGTTATGGGCGGGCACAATGGATTTGGATGCCGAAAAGGGAGCAGCAAGTCTCTATTGTCTCCATCCCAACCATCAGATTACGAAGAAAGTAAACCATGTAACCATATCTAATGGAATGGCTTGGTCAATGGAGTATAACTATATGTATTATATTGATACCCCAACAAAACAAGTGATTCGTTATAACTATGATAAGGATTCTGGTACTATTGATCAGCCAACTGTTGTCATAACAATCCCAAATGATAGTGGGTCTCCAGATGGCATGACAATAGATGAAGAAGGAATGCTTTGGATTGCTTACTTTCATGGTGGTGGGGTAGCTAGATGGAATCCTGAAACGGGAGAACAACTAGCATTTATCGATGTTCCTGCTGTAAATGTTACTTCTTGTACATTCGGAGGAGAGGATTTGGACGAGTTGTATATTACAACGGCAAGAAAAGAAACCACCTCAGAGGAACTACAAACCTACCCAAACGCTGGTGGGTTATTTAAAGTGAAACCTGGAGTGAAAGGAGCTCCTACTTATCGGTTTAATGGCTAA
- a CDS encoding nucleotidyltransferase domain-containing protein — protein MRQETAVRKIVESLKEEPCVKSIFLKGSMGRKEEDEHSDVDLYCMVDEEEKEAFLSRRLNHLKAYKDIIFYDDIFIVAPQIIAIYEDWLHIDLFTVTEATFQNKDYFSVLYDPEDIMRKYEATEKLTLSEEMFKDHVIDVAWFLFQFKKASERGNHIWASEMLQYAMKNLSNVMLYHYAKDRSQLGLKAIHHHLPFEKYTVIQEIYEHVTPSLHEKAAEKIISLLQEEFNWIASHFEKDNQTTPFLELMIKQYNGVPEK, from the coding sequence ATGCGTCAGGAAACTGCTGTAAGAAAAATAGTAGAGAGCTTGAAAGAAGAACCTTGTGTGAAGAGTATATTTTTGAAAGGTTCGATGGGGAGGAAAGAGGAGGACGAACATTCGGACGTAGATTTATACTGCATGGTTGATGAGGAGGAGAAGGAAGCCTTTCTTTCTCGCCGGTTAAACCACCTGAAAGCGTACAAAGATATTATTTTTTATGATGACATTTTTATTGTTGCCCCGCAAATTATCGCAATCTATGAGGACTGGCTCCATATAGATTTGTTTACGGTAACGGAAGCAACGTTTCAAAATAAGGATTACTTTTCTGTGCTATATGATCCTGAAGACATCATGAGGAAGTACGAAGCTACAGAGAAGTTGACTCTATCAGAAGAGATGTTCAAAGATCATGTAATAGATGTCGCATGGTTCCTGTTTCAATTTAAAAAAGCATCTGAAAGAGGCAATCATATATGGGCCTCTGAAATGTTACAGTATGCAATGAAAAATCTTTCAAATGTCATGCTATACCACTACGCCAAAGACCGTTCTCAACTCGGATTAAAAGCAATACATCATCATCTACCTTTCGAAAAATATACAGTCATTCAAGAGATTTATGAACATGTCACTCCTTCCTTGCACGAGAAAGCAGCTGAAAAAATCATATCGCTGTTACAAGAAGAGTTTAATTGGATTGCTTCCCATTTTGAAAAGGACAATCAAACCACACCTTTTTTGGAGTTGATGATAAAGCAATATAATGGAGTTCCAGAGAAATAA
- a CDS encoding MMPL family transporter, which yields MRVLKIIANRIVKNPIKVITLTIVATLLFAVGAQQVEMATGNNTLIEEDTKVYQNNLKLEQEFGGESVIVIYEVENESDLLNPNTLKHMKDLESQLRSQDGIYSIVGPHTVVQNISEKKAEKYEEGLTEMADGLAEMGEKLEEISTNIEEDASSQLSLPDFGSKFSEMEKSIGKMVEGQKKLEQGTGELINSYSRMGSQLKDVAIKLQQYTEKIDKSAAGRQAQQKQASELKQVGLKLDKMADQMISASEQSAQLPNVSRNTINGLQGLEKGLRGQHSQLNKMSEQQAQQQKDLEELADGLAEMGESLVSMSENLSEMITYSDSMSPGIPKKQETLDQMIYEDNGSLRSMFDDIIIDGQYMTFMVKFTGNATDADKSELVAFVKDYMEENPMEGISTMVSGKPVLDDSIRREMKKSMQKMMGLSILFMILVLGIVFRVKWRILPLVIIMIAVIGTIGLMGWLNVPITMVSMAVFPILIGLGIDYAIQFQSRFTEEMTGEEQ from the coding sequence ATGAGGGTACTGAAAATTATTGCAAACAGGATCGTAAAGAATCCAATTAAAGTTATAACGCTTACAATAGTCGCTACTTTATTATTTGCCGTCGGAGCACAGCAGGTGGAAATGGCAACAGGGAACAACACACTTATTGAGGAAGACACAAAGGTCTATCAGAATAACCTTAAATTGGAACAGGAGTTTGGCGGTGAATCGGTAATTGTGATTTATGAAGTTGAAAATGAATCCGATTTGCTGAATCCTAACACGCTGAAGCATATGAAAGACCTCGAAAGCCAGTTAAGATCACAAGATGGCATCTATTCAATCGTCGGCCCCCATACAGTTGTTCAAAATATATCCGAAAAAAAAGCGGAGAAATATGAAGAAGGCCTGACGGAAATGGCTGATGGGCTCGCAGAAATGGGAGAAAAACTTGAAGAAATCAGTACAAATATCGAAGAAGATGCTTCAAGCCAGTTAAGCTTACCGGATTTTGGGTCGAAATTTTCCGAAATGGAAAAGAGCATCGGTAAAATGGTCGAAGGACAGAAAAAACTTGAGCAGGGTACAGGTGAATTAATAAACAGTTATTCCAGGATGGGCAGTCAACTCAAGGATGTTGCAATAAAACTGCAGCAATACACGGAAAAAATTGATAAGTCCGCTGCAGGAAGACAGGCACAGCAGAAACAGGCATCAGAATTAAAACAGGTTGGTCTGAAACTAGATAAAATGGCTGATCAGATGATTAGCGCCTCCGAACAAAGCGCCCAGCTTCCCAATGTATCCAGAAATACCATCAATGGCCTGCAGGGATTGGAAAAAGGACTAAGAGGACAACATAGCCAGCTGAATAAAATGAGCGAACAGCAGGCACAGCAACAAAAGGATCTGGAAGAACTCGCAGACGGGCTTGCAGAGATGGGAGAAAGCCTAGTTTCCATGAGTGAAAATCTCAGTGAAATGATCACCTACTCTGACAGTATGTCGCCTGGCATCCCGAAAAAACAGGAGACACTCGACCAAATGATTTATGAAGATAACGGATCGCTTCGTAGTATGTTTGACGATATAATTATTGACGGTCAATACATGACATTCATGGTCAAGTTTACTGGTAACGCAACGGATGCCGATAAAAGTGAACTTGTTGCCTTCGTCAAGGACTACATGGAAGAGAATCCGATGGAAGGAATAAGCACAATGGTGTCAGGCAAGCCGGTCTTGGATGATTCAATCCGTAGAGAGATGAAAAAAAGCATGCAAAAAATGATGGGTCTTTCTATCTTGTTTATGATTCTCGTTCTCGGAATTGTGTTCCGGGTAAAATGGCGCATACTGCCGCTTGTGATAATCATGATTGCAGTAATTGGAACGATAGGATTGATGGGATGGCTCAATGTGCCGATTACGATGGTTTCAATGGCGGTGTTTCCAATTTTAATTGGTCTCGGGATTGATTATGCTATTCAATTCCAGAGCAGATTTACAGAGGAAATGACAGGGGAGGAACAATAA
- a CDS encoding efflux RND transporter permease subunit — MENRSTRSTKKTVTMMAPAILTALLATAVGFLALYTSPVPMIQDFGKMLTIGMVVSFIVGLFILIPILFTRDHFFIKSIKKNGKAKCEHSKVEKLFGILTNLIIKLKWLIIFTAIVTATAGIWGDLNTGVETDVETFMPQDTQELEDIHRLRDILGTTDQVSIMYSTDNVLDEETLGWTEELTASLPQDFPSVVVDTNSLSALLKQANEGEMPDQEETADILSDMPEEQLKLFVNKDRDSAILNVGIEHLEAEELQNFITEMKAYISQDRPEDIDAIVTGKSVLDVEMVTALTTGRYKMTLLGMGLVFMVLLLIYRHPVKAFIPLLPILFIVGWSGGIMYLFGINYTPLTATLGALIIGIGTEFTILIMERFYEERRKGSERQEAIMIANQKIGKAIFASAFTTIGGFSALLVSDFVILSNFGMMTLVNISFALISTIIVLPAILILLDRFVQLKGGEESGSDTVMG, encoded by the coding sequence ATGGAAAACAGAAGCACTAGAAGTACCAAAAAGACCGTAACCATGATGGCACCCGCCATACTTACAGCTCTTTTGGCTACAGCAGTGGGTTTTTTAGCTTTGTATACGTCACCGGTCCCAATGATACAAGATTTCGGAAAGATGTTGACCATTGGCATGGTGGTCAGCTTCATCGTCGGATTGTTTATCCTGATTCCAATTCTATTTACCCGTGATCATTTTTTTATAAAATCAATAAAAAAGAATGGTAAGGCAAAATGTGAACATTCAAAAGTGGAGAAGCTATTTGGCATACTCACCAATTTGATCATAAAACTTAAATGGCTGATCATTTTTACAGCCATTGTCACAGCAACTGCCGGCATTTGGGGAGATCTGAATACAGGAGTGGAAACAGATGTGGAAACCTTTATGCCTCAGGATACTCAGGAACTGGAGGATATTCACAGGCTTCGTGATATCCTGGGCACCACCGACCAGGTTTCCATCATGTACAGTACTGACAATGTACTTGATGAGGAGACACTGGGATGGACGGAGGAACTGACTGCTTCTCTTCCACAAGATTTCCCTTCTGTTGTTGTAGATACAAATTCACTGTCAGCTCTGTTAAAGCAAGCAAACGAAGGTGAAATGCCAGATCAGGAAGAAACAGCCGACATTCTTTCCGATATGCCTGAAGAACAGTTGAAGCTTTTTGTGAATAAAGATAGAGACAGTGCTATCTTGAATGTCGGCATCGAGCATCTTGAGGCAGAAGAATTGCAGAATTTCATTACGGAAATGAAAGCATATATTTCACAAGACAGGCCGGAGGATATCGATGCGATAGTAACCGGCAAATCGGTTCTGGACGTGGAAATGGTTACTGCACTGACAACAGGCCGATACAAAATGACGCTGCTGGGGATGGGCCTTGTGTTCATGGTGTTGCTGTTGATTTACCGGCACCCGGTTAAGGCATTTATTCCTTTACTGCCGATTTTGTTCATCGTCGGCTGGTCAGGGGGAATAATGTACTTGTTTGGCATCAACTATACACCGCTCACAGCAACTCTTGGTGCTCTTATTATCGGCATAGGCACGGAATTCACTATCTTAATTATGGAACGATTTTATGAGGAACGTCGAAAAGGCTCAGAGAGGCAGGAAGCAATCATGATAGCCAACCAAAAGATCGGCAAGGCAATTTTTGCTTCAGCCTTTACAACAATAGGTGGTTTCAGTGCATTGCTTGTTTCTGATTTCGTAATCTTGAGCAATTTTGGTATGATGACATTAGTAAACATTTCCTTCGCTCTTATCAGCACGATTATCGTCCTGCCTGCAATCTTGATACTTCTTGACCGATTTGTGCAATTAAAGGGCGGCGAGGAAAGCGGATCGGATACTGTAATGGGGTGA
- a CDS encoding TetR/AcrR family transcriptional regulator, translating into MRDKTDQILNAAIKVFIKKGFLQTTTQEIAKEADVAEVTLYRKFSTKQNLFETVVKKALENEFHTKVMKFAEEPKTEDFLTRILDDRLTALSKNRKLAKTLLAESFMGHLVEDINFPVIIYNGLKKGLDIHFARLEDKTDTNLLANQIGGILLSNLTFPSEVPYYKLPAKNKEELLNRYVNSLNAFIAS; encoded by the coding sequence ATGAGAGATAAAACAGACCAGATTTTGAATGCGGCAATCAAAGTATTTATCAAAAAAGGGTTTCTCCAGACTACAACTCAGGAAATCGCCAAGGAAGCAGATGTGGCTGAGGTGACGCTCTACCGCAAATTTTCCACGAAACAGAACCTGTTTGAGACCGTGGTGAAAAAAGCGCTCGAGAATGAATTCCATACAAAAGTAATGAAGTTCGCAGAGGAACCCAAGACAGAGGATTTTTTAACGCGCATACTTGATGATCGGCTTACGGCACTCTCAAAAAATCGAAAGCTTGCCAAAACACTGCTAGCCGAGAGTTTTATGGGCCATTTAGTTGAAGATATTAATTTTCCGGTTATTATTTATAACGGACTTAAAAAAGGGTTGGATATACACTTCGCAAGACTTGAAGATAAAACGGATACTAATCTCCTTGCCAACCAAATAGGAGGCATTCTCCTCAGCAACCTTACTTTCCCATCGGAAGTGCCTTATTATAAGCTCCCGGCAAAAAATAAAGAGGAACTGTTAAATAGATATGTGAATTCTTTGAACGCTTTTATAGCCAGTTAA